The following proteins are encoded in a genomic region of Gimesia algae:
- a CDS encoding arylsulfatase, whose amino-acid sequence MKLCTALLLALLLLSDFQSTVQAAEKDKRPNIILIMCDDMGWSDIGCYGGEVQTPNLDRMAKEGLRFTQFYNNAVCWTTRASLVTGLYPRYPRPHLNRNMVTIGEVLQQAGYQTALSGKWHLGRTESTHPVYRGFQDFYGLLDGCCNFFDPYYRDPKFKRGITGDGSRFFAENTTRITEFPENFYTTDAFTDHAIQEIKTYSETDKPFFLHLCYTAPHYPLHAKPKDIAKYKGRYAAGWETLRNERYQRQSKMGLVDPSWKLPARDPESADWEQDKYPRDWQERRMEVYAAMIDCMDQNIGRLMATLKETGVDDNTVVMFLSDNGPDASEPGGANPEQIPGLKEYYTTCGPSWAFPQNTPFRRFKTWMHEGGISTPLIVRWPGKIQADSLTRQPAHIIDVMPTCVELAETEYPTTFQAHKILPVDGKSIVPILRGETRKPHASLFWELRNNQAVRQGKWKLVADRTINRWELYDLEQDRTETKNLASEYPDRVAQMKADWLQWAEKTGVAQQKHQRGKQVP is encoded by the coding sequence TGACTTTCAATCGACAGTTCAGGCAGCAGAAAAAGATAAACGCCCCAATATCATTTTGATTATGTGCGATGACATGGGCTGGTCGGACATCGGCTGTTACGGCGGTGAAGTGCAGACACCCAACCTGGATCGCATGGCGAAAGAGGGGCTGCGATTTACCCAGTTCTATAACAATGCTGTCTGCTGGACGACGCGTGCTTCACTGGTGACCGGCCTGTATCCCCGCTATCCCCGACCGCATCTGAACCGCAACATGGTGACGATCGGCGAAGTTCTGCAGCAGGCGGGCTACCAGACGGCACTCAGCGGAAAATGGCATCTGGGGCGAACCGAATCGACTCACCCTGTTTATCGTGGGTTCCAGGATTTTTATGGCCTGCTGGATGGCTGCTGTAATTTTTTTGATCCCTACTATCGCGACCCGAAATTCAAACGGGGGATCACAGGAGACGGTTCCCGCTTCTTCGCTGAAAACACCACGCGCATCACCGAGTTCCCCGAAAACTTTTACACAACCGATGCCTTTACTGATCACGCGATTCAGGAAATCAAAACCTATTCCGAGACTGACAAACCTTTCTTCCTGCATCTCTGCTACACCGCCCCGCATTATCCCCTGCATGCGAAGCCGAAAGATATTGCAAAATATAAGGGACGTTATGCAGCCGGCTGGGAAACATTACGCAATGAACGTTATCAGCGACAGTCAAAAATGGGGCTCGTCGATCCCAGCTGGAAACTGCCGGCCCGCGACCCGGAATCAGCCGACTGGGAACAGGACAAGTATCCGCGCGACTGGCAGGAACGACGCATGGAAGTCTACGCAGCGATGATTGATTGTATGGATCAGAATATCGGCCGCCTGATGGCGACATTGAAAGAGACCGGTGTGGACGACAATACGGTTGTCATGTTTCTCTCCGATAATGGACCCGATGCCAGCGAGCCCGGCGGAGCGAATCCAGAGCAGATTCCCGGTCTCAAAGAATATTATACCACCTGTGGTCCGAGCTGGGCCTTTCCGCAGAATACACCGTTTCGCCGCTTTAAGACGTGGATGCACGAAGGGGGCATTTCGACGCCGTTAATCGTGCGCTGGCCCGGCAAGATCCAGGCAGATTCCCTCACTCGTCAGCCGGCTCATATCATCGATGTCATGCCCACCTGTGTCGAACTGGCAGAAACCGAATACCCGACGACGTTTCAAGCTCACAAAATCCTCCCCGTCGATGGAAAAAGTATTGTGCCCATCCTTCGGGGAGAAACACGCAAGCCCCATGCTTCCCTGTTCTGGGAACTGAGAAATAATCAGGCTGTACGTCAGGGGAAATGGAAACTGGTAGCAGACCGTACCATCAATCGCTGGGAACTGTACGATCTGGAACAGGACCGTACCGAGACCAAGAATCTCGCATCGGAATACCCCGACCGTGTCGCGCAGATGAAAGCAGACTGGCTGCAGTGGGCCGAAAAAACCGGTGTTGCGCAGCAAAAACATCAACGGGGAAAACAGGTTCCCTGA